A window of the Brassica napus cultivar Da-Ae chromosome C5, Da-Ae, whole genome shotgun sequence genome harbors these coding sequences:
- the LOC125587792 gene encoding pectinesterase inhibitor 1-like: MSINLLMTLLGTTFLLLVASSQALKLSLGDPCTVADYPKLCRRTIKGQTNVNAATDMAIKELMKRTMQAKDMAKKEPKGDGGVAVCLSTFGSAFDNLDKALKNIQGNDGFSLNINLSAALTDYDTCSDAMKETGEVSVSVFYKSAGVLYKMADNCLALSTLVKL; encoded by the coding sequence ATGTCAATCAATCTCCTTATGACCCTCCTCGGGACGACCTTCCTCCTTCTCGTTGCCTCAAGCCAAGCGTTGAAGCTTTCTCTCGGTGACCCCTGCACTGTGGCGGATTATCCAAAATTATGCAGACGCACGATTAAGGGTCAAACGAATGTCAACGCAGCGACGGATATGGCCATAAAAGAGCTAATGAAGCGGACCATGCAAGCCAAAGATATGGCCAAGAAAGAGCCGAAAGGCGACGGAGGAGTTGCGGTTTGTTTGTCCACCTTCGGTAGCGCGTTTGACAACTTGGACAAGGCCCTTAAGAATATTCAGGGGAATGATGGTTTTAGCCTCAACATTAACCTTAGCGCTGCGTTGACTGACTACGATACTTGCAGCGATGCAATGAAGGAAACTGGTGAGGTTAGCGTTAGCGTCTTCTATAAATCAGCAGGCGTTTTGTATAAAATGGCTGATAATTGTTTGGCACTTTCTACCCTCGTTAAACTATGA
- the LOC125587101 gene encoding homeobox protein knotted-1-like 6, whose amino-acid sequence MTMEVTIHCGGFVLNAALNNRVHPRNGAVSSDEELNGGDEILQDGKQICEDRDLKDRLLRKFGSRISSLKLEFSKKKKKGKLPKEARQALLDWWNVHYKWPYPTEGDKIALADATGLDQKQINNWFINQRKRHWKPSENMPFAMMDDSSGSFFTEE is encoded by the exons ATGACAATGGAGGTAACTATTCACTGCGGCGGCTTTGTTTTGAATGCTGCCCTCAACAATCGTGTGCACCCTCGAa ATGGTGCAGTTTCATCCGACGAGGAACTGAATGGAGGCGATGAGATATTACAGGACGGGAAACAAATATGCGAAGATCGTGATCTCAAGGACAGACTGCTGCGTAAATTCGGGAGCCGTATAAGTTCTTTAAAGCTGGAGTtttcaaagaagaaaaagaaaggaaagcTACCAAAAGAAGCAAGACAAGCTCTTCTTGATTGGTGGAATGTTCATTATAAGTGGCCTTACCCTACT GAAGGGGATAAGATAGCTTTAGCTGATGCAACGGGTTTAGACCAGAAACAGATCAACAATTGGTTTATAAACCAAAGAAAACGTCATTGGAAGCCGTCAGAGAACATGCCTTTTGCGATGATGGACGACTCTAGTGGATCATTCTTTACCGAGGAATGA